The Saccharothrix violaceirubra genome segment TTCCTGCTCGACCGCGACACCACCAGTGCGGGCCGGCACCCCGACAGCGACATCTTCCTCGACGACGTGACGGTGTCCCGCCGCCACGCCGAGTTCCGCCGTGAGGGCGGCGAGTTCGTGGTGATCGACGTGGGCAGCCTCAACGGCACCTACGTCAACCGCGAGCCCGTCGACCAGGCGGTCCTCGCCAACGGCGACGAGGTGCAGATCGGCAAGTTCCGCCTCGTGTTCCTCACCGGTCCGGGCGCCGGGGGCCAGGGGTAACCGTGACTGCGGCCGGGCGGCCACAACGCGGGGGGACGAGCATCGGCGCCGTGCTGGCACAGCTGCGGTCCGAGTTCCCCGACGTGACGATCTCCAAGATCCGCTTCCTGGAGTCCGAAGGTCTGGTCCGCCCGGCACGAACGGCCTCGGGGTACCGCCAGTTCAGTACGGCCGACGTCGAACGTCTGCGGTACGTCCTGGCGGCCCAGCGGGACCGTTACCTCCCCTTGAAGGTGATCAAGGAACAGCTCGACGCGGCGGACCAGGGCGTGCCGCAACGCGCCCTGCGAGCCGTCGACCCGACCCACGTGACCCGCGAGGAACTGCTGGCCCGCGTGTCGCCCGGGGTCCTGGCCGAGCTGGAGCGCTCCGGGCTGATCCGCCCGGGGCCGGGCGGTTCCTACGACGGCGAGGCTGTCCGGATCGCGGCGACCGTGCGGGCCATGGCCGAGTTCGGCGTCGAGGCACGTCACCTGCGCGCGTTCCGCACGGCCGCCGACCGCGAGGTGGCGTTGGTCGAGCAGGTGGTCGCCCCGCTGTACCGGCAGCGCGATCCGCAGGCGCGGGCGCGGGCCGACGAGGCGGTGCGCGAATTGTCGGCGCTCGCTGTGACGCTGCACGCACTGCTGGTCAAGGCGGGGTTGCGCGAGGCCGGCATCGGGCGGGTTTCCCCCAGGTGAAACGGGTGTCCGCATCGTGATCCGACGTGCCGGGCGGTTGCGCACTGGCCCCGCTTGGCGGGTAGCGTCGGAGGGGTACGTGGGGAATCCTCGTTGGTACAGCGGGGACGCCATATTTTCAGCGCGCTGAGGGAGGCGATACCCGATGAGCGAGATGCGCGTCGTGGGTGTGCGGGTGGAGCTGCCCGCCAACCAGCCGATCCTGCTGCTGCGCGAAACCGAGGGCGAGCGCTACCTGCCCATCTGGATCGGGTCGGTCGAGGCGACCGCGATCGCCTTGGAACAGCAGGGCGTCCGTCCGGCCAGGCCGTTGACGCACGACCTGCTCAAGGACGTGATCGGAGCGCTCGGCCGGCAGTTGGAGCAGGTCCGGATCACGGATCTCCAGGAAGGCACGTACTTCGCCGAGTTGGTGTTCGACGGTGACGTGCGCGTGTCGGCCCGTCCCTCGGACTCGGTGGCGTTGGCGCTGCGGATCGGCGTGCCGATCCACGCCGAGGAAAGCGTGCTCGCCGAAGCCGGTCTGATCATCCCCGACGAGCAGGAGGACGAGGTCGAGAAGTTCCGGGAGTTCCTGGACTCGATCTCGCCCGAGGACTTCCGCGGCGCCGACACCTGATCCGGCCGGGTTTCCGCCGGTTTTCGCACGCCGACGGCATTCCGGTATTCCCGAATGCCGGTTTCGTGCTGTCCGGACGTCGATCCGGAGTGCCCGAACGCACAACTCAAGGTGCCCGAACGCATAACTCGCGGTGTCGGAGTGCATGACTCGCGTAGGTGCCGCGGCGCGTGGTGCTGTCCACGCGTGCGAGGGCGGTTCGGCTGTTGGGTGGAACTGCCCTCGCACGCGGTTGCGGTGTGTTGTGGATCAACCCCGCGTGGCACCCCCCGGTGTCACTCTTATGGATTACAGAATCGCCGGAGATGTTCGCTAAACGATCACTAAACGTCACCCAAATGGGTTACATCCAACGGCGGTCTCAACCTCTACCTCAGCTTGAGTCAAACCCGCTCCGCGCGTCGCGTTGACCTGCCCCCCACCCCGTCTTACCGTCAAACGCGGGTGGAGGCGCTACTCGACGCAGTTCGGTGGCGGCTCCGCGAGGTCACCGGCCGGTCAGGCCGGACCGAGGGGAGGCAGGCGTGGTCGAGGAAGCGGCTATCCGGGCCGGAACCGGCGAACAGGGCGAGCTGTTCCCCGACTCCTCGCTGCCGGACGAGCTGGTCGGCTACCGCGGGCCGGCCGCGTGCCAGATCGCGGGCATCACCTATCGCCAGCTCGACTACTGGGCGCGCACCGGCCTGGTCAACCCGACCATAAGGAGTGCGCACGGGTCGGGCAGCCAACGGCTCTACTCGTTCAAGGACCTGCTGGTCCTCAAGGTCGTCAAGAGACTCCTCGACACCGGGGTGTCGCTGCAGAACATCCGGGTCGCCGTCGACCACCTGCGCCAACGCGGGGTGCAGGACCTGGCCAGGATCACGTTGTTCAGCGACGGCACGACCGTCTACGAGTGCACGTCGCCGGAAGAGGTGGTCGACCTGCTCCAGGGCGGCCAGGGCGTCTTCGGCATCGCGGTCAGCGGCGCCATGCGGGAGATCAGCGGCTCCATCCACGAGTTCCCGGCCGAGCGCGCCGACGGCGTGGTGGTCGACCAACCCTCGGACGACGAACTGTCCCGCCGCCGGCGTACCCGCGCGACCGGCTGACGACGACACCGCGCGCACCGGTCGACCGGACGTCGTGACGCCCTGCCACCGGTCCCGCACGGGTGGTCCGGCCCTGCCGGTCACCTGCTGAGATCCACGTCGCGCCGGCGTGAACGGCGGTGTCCTGCCAGGTTACGATCCTCCGGTAGTCGCTCGACCCCGCGCGGGAGAGCCCGGAACCGGCAACGGGTCCGGCGCCGAAGGAGCAAATCCTCCCCGGAACCTCTCAGGCACAAAGAACCGCGCGGGTGAGACGCCTCTGGAAAGCGGGTCGGGCGACCGGCCCCGCCGACGGTGCAAGCCCCTGGGGACAGGGGTGAAGCTCTCAGGCGCCCCGGCTCGGGGCGAAGACAGAGGGGGAGGGCAACGGCAGAAGTGTGTCCGTAGCCCTCAGCGAAAGGCGACCCCATGACGCAGGACCGCATTCCCCTTGCCGGGCTGGAGCACGGCACGCCCTTCGCCGACCGGCACGTCGGTCCGCGTCCGGCCGAACTCGCCCGCATCCTCGACGTCGTCGGCGTCGGCTCGCTGGAGGAACTGGCCCAGCGCGCCGTGCCCGAGTCGATCCGGGAGCGCGACCTCGTCCTGGACCTGCCCGCGCCCGCCACCGAGACCGAGGCGCTCGCCGAGCTGCGGGCCCTGGCCGCGCGCAACCGCACCCTGACGCAGATGATCGGCCTGGGCTACCACGGCACGATCACGCCGCCGGTGATCCGCCGCAACGTGCTGGAGAACCCGGCCTGGTACACCGCCTACACGCCCTACCAGCCGGAGATCTCGCAGGGCCGGCTGGAGGCGCTGCTCAACTTCCAGACCGCCGTCGGCGACCTGACCGGCCTGCCCGTGGCCAACGCGTCCATGCTC includes the following:
- a CDS encoding bifunctional nuclease family protein is translated as MSEMRVVGVRVELPANQPILLLRETEGERYLPIWIGSVEATAIALEQQGVRPARPLTHDLLKDVIGALGRQLEQVRITDLQEGTYFAELVFDGDVRVSARPSDSVALALRIGVPIHAEESVLAEAGLIIPDEQEDEVEKFREFLDSISPEDFRGADT
- a CDS encoding MerR family transcriptional regulator, which encodes MVEEAAIRAGTGEQGELFPDSSLPDELVGYRGPAACQIAGITYRQLDYWARTGLVNPTIRSAHGSGSQRLYSFKDLLVLKVVKRLLDTGVSLQNIRVAVDHLRQRGVQDLARITLFSDGTTVYECTSPEEVVDLLQGGQGVFGIAVSGAMREISGSIHEFPAERADGVVVDQPSDDELSRRRRTRATG
- the ftsR gene encoding transcriptional regulator FtsR → MTAAGRPQRGGTSIGAVLAQLRSEFPDVTISKIRFLESEGLVRPARTASGYRQFSTADVERLRYVLAAQRDRYLPLKVIKEQLDAADQGVPQRALRAVDPTHVTREELLARVSPGVLAELERSGLIRPGPGGSYDGEAVRIAATVRAMAEFGVEARHLRAFRTAADREVALVEQVVAPLYRQRDPQARARADEAVRELSALAVTLHALLVKAGLREAGIGRVSPR
- the garA gene encoding glycogen accumulation regulator GarA, whose translation is MSTNDGPGVPPEQSPERTSVFRADFLAEVEGAETPASEPAVAGVDALPAGSALLVVKRGPNAGSRFLLDRDTTSAGRHPDSDIFLDDVTVSRRHAEFRREGGEFVVIDVGSLNGTYVNREPVDQAVLANGDEVQIGKFRLVFLTGPGAGGQG